The genomic window CAGATATTCCAGAGAACTATAATACCTTCTTTGTAAAAAAAATTACATTGAAAAGTATCTTTTTTGGTGAAGGTTTTATCCCTGATTTATGCATTTCAAATTCAAATGGCGTATATTCAGTAACGGACATGAATAATTCATTTATGCTGTTCTCTGAAAATCCGTCCTTCAATGAAACCTTTTATATTTCAGCTGATGAAATATTCAAAAATAAAAATTCCCTTGTAAAAATTTCTTTCACATTTAGTGAAACTTATGTTCCTGAAGCAGATAATGAGAATGCTTTGTTTGCATACGAATATTGGAACGGAAAGGATTGGATAAAACTTGATGGCGAGAAAAATAATTTTACGGATGGTACGTTTGGTTTTAAACAGGGTGGAATCGTAAGTTTCCAAATTCCAAAAGATATATCACAGGTATCTATTAATAACGAAGAACATTTGTGGTTAAGAATTAGATTAATTACAAAAGATTTTGCGATCGGCGGTAATTATGTCCAAAATGAGAAGGGAACTTGGGAATGGCATTTTGGTTCACGCGTTCAATCTCCGCTTTTGAATAAAATTAGGATTACATATAACGCTCCTGTTCAGTTGCCGCAAAAACTCTATTCATGCAGCAATTTTAAATGGATTAATCTTTTTGACAAAACTGATAAAAATAAGGGTGAGTTAAAGCTTTTCGATATAGAAGAGGATGAACTACCTGCTTTATATATGGGGTTTAATAATAAAATATCTGAAGGTTCGTTTTCTGTTTATTTTAGGATAAATGAGGATGGAAAAGCCAGAAAAGCAAAGGACTTAGACTTGGAATTCTTGAGCCTGACAAAACCAAAGGAGAATGATTCAAGGTGGGTTGTTCTGGAATGGCAGTGTTGGAATGGAGAAAAATGGGAAAAAATAGAGGCAAGCGATTTTACAGATAGCTTTCATGAATCTGGATTTATTAATTTTATTGTTCCCGAAGGATTGAAGGTCGCCTCGTTTTTTAATAAACAAGGTTTTTGGTTAAGATGTGTTAAATTGAATGGGAGTTTTGAAAAAGTTCCTGTTATAAAGTCCATTATCATTAATTCTGTTTATGCAGCGAATCAAGATACATATAAAAATGAGATATTGGGATCAGCGAATGGCGCACCGAATCAAATCTGTAATGTTTCTCATCCGCATTTGTTACCAGGAATAAAACTTTCAATTAATGAAAATTCTATTCCGAGTAATAATGAACTTAAAATTATGAAGGAAGAAGGAATAGACCAACCGTATAAAGAAACGGATAAAGGCATTTGGGTAACATATAAGGAAGTTCCTAATTTTTATAATTCAACTTCGTTTTCTCGACATTTTGTCGTTGATTATGCGACCGGGAAAATTATGTTTGGAGATGGTATTCATGGTATAAATCCTCCGAAAGGGAAATTTAATATTCGTGCAGATGAATATAAAGTTGGGGGTGGTGAAAAAGGAAATATTGCGGCACATAAAATTCAATTTATGACACAGAGTATTCCGTATATTGCAGGTTGTAATAATCCTTTTGCCTCGGAGGGTGGTTGTGATATGGAAACTGTAGACAGCCTGAAATCCCGGGCTGCGGGTGTATTCAAGAGTTTGAATAGAGCTGTTACGGCCGATGATTTTCAGTGGTTAAGCCGAGAGGCTTCTAGCTCCGTGGGAAGGGCATATTGTCCAAAAAAGAAAACAAAGAATGGAGAAATAAGAACGATAATTATTCCAGAGATTGATTCTGGTAGCACATACGAAACAAAACTTATGCCTTCAAGAGAGTTAATTAGGAGAGTTAGAAATTATCTTGATGATAGAAAAGTTGTTGGAAACAAGATTGTTGTTTCAGCTCCTTGTTACAGGGATTTTAGTATCAAAATTATGCTTGAATTTAAAAGTAACATATTTGATTTTGAAACTGAAAAACAGAAGATAAAAGAAAATCTGATACTCTTCTTTCATTCTCTTGTTGGTTCTAATGGACAAGGTTGGGAATTTGGAAAAAGTGTTACAGTAGGTGCAATTCTGAAACAGCTCGAAAAAATAAATTCAATTTTATCTGTGAATGAAACGCAGATTTTTGATATTGACGCGGATGTTTCTGTTGATGAGTTGTCATTGCAAGATGACGAGCTTCCGTATTTAAGTTCTGTTATGATTATTGAGAAAGGAAAGTAGATATGGAGCAATCTGATATTATTTGTGGTATATATAATGCAACGGAAGATAAGATAAGGCAGATAAAAAACACGAATGATGTTATAATTAATGTTTATGTAAAGGATTTGTGCCAATGTATGCTTGATAAGAGTGGACAGCGCATTATTGTAGATGAACAACAGTATGAGCAACCAGCGATGCACGAAATGTGTATAGGGGTTGTAATAAAAGGGAAAAATTTATCCGATGTTTTAAAAGTATATGGTAGGGTTTCGGTGCATTTTAAGGATAATCCGTCGGTTGATATATCAAATTGGAAATGGCATGGGTGTTCTAGTGATAAAATTTATCTGGAACCTGTTATCAGAAAGCTTGATTTGAGCAAAAATAGCTTCGATGGTGAATTCCATAAATTTGAACTTTTGTATACTATGGAATTTAGTTTGAATTCACAAAAAGCAAACGAATTTAAACGCGTTGAGAAACGTGATATTCGGGGATATGTGAAAAAATAAGATATAGGAGGAGAAAATGCCTAGTTATCAAACTCCAGGTGTTTATGTAGAAGAAGTGGAGAGTGGCTCAAAGCCTATTGAGGCAGGAGCGACCAATATTGTTGGATTTTTGGGAGTTGCAGAAAAAGGGCCTGTTAATGAGGCTGTCCTTGTAACAAACTGGACTCAGTATACAAAAATCTTTGGAGGAATGCATACAGGTGGCTGGTTGGGACATGCTGTATATCAGTTTTTCCAGAATGGCGGAACAAAAGCCTATATCAATAATCTTGCCGAGCCGTCGAAAAAGACAAAGGCAAAAAATGACGAGCAGCCAGCAGAAGCTAAAGCAGAGTCTGAGACTGTGGAAATTAAGAATCCTGATAATATTGCGAAGCTTATTATTGGTAAAGATGAAGGTGTCGGTAAGAAAACTGGATTGTATCTTTTTGATCAGATTCAAGATATTGCAATTGTTGCGGCCCCAGGTGTTACTGATCCAGCTGCACAAGATGCTATTTTAAGTCATTGTGAGAAAAATCGTTTCAGATTTGCCGTACTGGATAGTCCTGAAACTTTAGCAGCCGGAATTGATACGATGCCAAAACCACGGGATTCAATGATGGGAGCATATTATTTCCCTTGGATTTCTATGTATGATGCTGTTCAGGATAAGAATGTATATGCTCCACCGAGCGGTGGAATTTGTGGAATTTATGGTCGGGTTGATGGAACTCGTGGTGTTCATAAAGCTCCTGCAAATGAAATCTTTAGAACAGCCTTGGGACTTAAATATAATCTAACGGATGCAGAGCAGGAGTTGTTAAATCCAAAAGGTATCAACTGTATTCGTGATTTCCCTGGCCGAGGAATTCGCGTATGGGGTGCAAGAACAATCAGTTCTAATCCTGAATGGCGTTATGTGAATGTTCGTCGTCTTTTCTGTATGGTTGAACAGGCATTACAGAATGGTACGAATTGGGTTGTCTTTGAACCTAACACACGAGATTTATGGAAAAAAATCACTCGTAACATTACTGCGTTCCTTTTGAATCTGTGGAGAACAGGAGCTTTGTTTGGCGATACGCCGGAAGAGGCTTTTTATGTGCGATGTGATGATGAATTGAACCCTCCTGAATCTATTGATGCAGGATATGTTGTTTGTGAAATAGGTTTGGCACCCGCAAAACCTGCTGAATTTGTTGTATTCAGAGTTTCACAAAAAGCAATGGGTGAGGAATAATAAACAAAGAAGTTCGTTGAACTTCTAAAAATATT from Treponema succinifaciens DSM 2489 includes these protein-coding regions:
- a CDS encoding baseplate J/gp47 family protein; the encoded protein is MIPTVNLDDRTFDDIKNEAIRLIPRYCPEWTNHNESDPGITLIELFSWMTEMTLYRLNKVPAKTYLSMLELIGLSLTAPQSARAIIQFFPVENCNKNILIKSGTKVAAIESEKEPIIFETENSVTVRDTNIISCVNRNGENWSEVCSEGSDIHEFALFDTKNAVEHILYISSPILKYLSEGHGIQISFDSVNEITSVSDEIINHLYFEYWNGQQWQEIESLSSVSGIKKKDNVIYLKGPVDIQPCKIKDVDDLFIRAVLSDIPENYNTFFVKKITLKSIFFGEGFIPDLCISNSNGVYSVTDMNNSFMLFSENPSFNETFYISADEIFKNKNSLVKISFTFSETYVPEADNENALFAYEYWNGKDWIKLDGEKNNFTDGTFGFKQGGIVSFQIPKDISQVSINNEEHLWLRIRLITKDFAIGGNYVQNEKGTWEWHFGSRVQSPLLNKIRITYNAPVQLPQKLYSCSNFKWINLFDKTDKNKGELKLFDIEEDELPALYMGFNNKISEGSFSVYFRINEDGKARKAKDLDLEFLSLTKPKENDSRWVVLEWQCWNGEKWEKIEASDFTDSFHESGFINFIVPEGLKVASFFNKQGFWLRCVKLNGSFEKVPVIKSIIINSVYAANQDTYKNEILGSANGAPNQICNVSHPHLLPGIKLSINENSIPSNNELKIMKEEGIDQPYKETDKGIWVTYKEVPNFYNSTSFSRHFVVDYATGKIMFGDGIHGINPPKGKFNIRADEYKVGGGEKGNIAAHKIQFMTQSIPYIAGCNNPFASEGGCDMETVDSLKSRAAGVFKSLNRAVTADDFQWLSREASSSVGRAYCPKKKTKNGEIRTIIIPEIDSGSTYETKLMPSRELIRRVRNYLDDRKVVGNKIVVSAPCYRDFSIKIMLEFKSNIFDFETEKQKIKENLILFFHSLVGSNGQGWEFGKSVTVGAILKQLEKINSILSVNETQIFDIDADVSVDELSLQDDELPYLSSVMIIEKGK
- a CDS encoding phage tail sheath family protein, with protein sequence MPSYQTPGVYVEEVESGSKPIEAGATNIVGFLGVAEKGPVNEAVLVTNWTQYTKIFGGMHTGGWLGHAVYQFFQNGGTKAYINNLAEPSKKTKAKNDEQPAEAKAESETVEIKNPDNIAKLIIGKDEGVGKKTGLYLFDQIQDIAIVAAPGVTDPAAQDAILSHCEKNRFRFAVLDSPETLAAGIDTMPKPRDSMMGAYYFPWISMYDAVQDKNVYAPPSGGICGIYGRVDGTRGVHKAPANEIFRTALGLKYNLTDAEQELLNPKGINCIRDFPGRGIRVWGARTISSNPEWRYVNVRRLFCMVEQALQNGTNWVVFEPNTRDLWKKITRNITAFLLNLWRTGALFGDTPEEAFYVRCDDELNPPESIDAGYVVCEIGLAPAKPAEFVVFRVSQKAMGEE